From the Rhodococcus sp. NBC_00297 genome, one window contains:
- the ypfJ gene encoding KPN_02809 family neutral zinc metallopeptidase → MTFDPDARIDSSRVRRSSGGRGKGIAVGGGLGGIVIVVITLLLGGDPSSVIGQLGGGEATSQDSGSGAIENCDTGADANANVDCRVTATVNSLDQVWDAELAAQTGVPYERPEVDIFSGQVSTGCGAATSDVGPFYCPADSTAYFDTGFFQVLVDQFGSSGGPLAQEYVVAHEFGHHIQNQLGDIGRAQADPNGPESGAVRTELQADCYAGVWANKADDVPAPGSSEPLLDPLTDQDVSDALSAASSVGDDRIQQASTGRVNPEGWTHGSSDQRQAWFDAGYRTGAVAACNTYDASDLNDPSSVR, encoded by the coding sequence ATGACGTTCGACCCCGACGCCAGGATCGACTCCTCCCGGGTTCGACGGTCCTCCGGTGGCCGCGGCAAGGGCATCGCCGTCGGCGGCGGTCTCGGCGGCATCGTCATCGTGGTGATCACCCTGCTGCTCGGCGGCGACCCGTCGTCGGTGATCGGGCAGCTCGGCGGCGGTGAGGCCACGTCGCAGGACTCGGGCAGCGGCGCCATCGAGAACTGCGACACCGGGGCCGACGCCAACGCGAATGTCGACTGCCGGGTCACGGCCACCGTGAACAGTCTCGATCAGGTGTGGGACGCCGAGCTGGCGGCGCAGACGGGCGTGCCGTACGAGCGCCCCGAGGTCGACATCTTCTCCGGTCAGGTCTCCACCGGGTGCGGCGCCGCGACGTCCGACGTCGGCCCGTTCTACTGCCCCGCCGACTCCACCGCGTACTTCGACACCGGATTCTTCCAGGTGCTCGTCGACCAGTTCGGATCCAGCGGCGGCCCGCTCGCGCAGGAATACGTCGTGGCCCACGAGTTCGGCCATCACATCCAGAACCAGCTGGGCGACATCGGCCGGGCGCAGGCCGACCCGAACGGACCCGAGTCCGGCGCCGTGCGCACCGAGCTCCAGGCCGATTGTTACGCCGGCGTGTGGGCGAACAAGGCCGACGACGTTCCCGCACCCGGCAGTTCCGAGCCGCTGCTCGATCCGCTCACCGACCAGGACGTGTCCGACGCGTTGTCGGCCGCGTCGTCCGTCGGCGACGACCGGATCCAGCAGGCCTCGACGGGCCGCGTGAACCCGGAGGGCTGGACCCACGGCTCGTCCGACCAGCGACAGGCGTGGTTCGACGCCGGCTACCGCACGGGAGCTGTCGCCGCCTGCAACACCTACGACGCGTCGGATCTGAACGACCCGTCGTCCGTCCGCTGA
- a CDS encoding FAD-binding domain-containing protein, protein MALLPTPPSPADGARSDDVVAWVAEHLGDLTLEEPEEIRAGGLRGGQSAADAALASLDITGYARSRSTVEPPSRRGASRMSPYIRHGLLTLSEVWDAVADAPTRDRSRYRDELLWQEYARHLYARVGSHLGASLTREQPRPAVSAHDTWSDDPWPARMRCMESVVDELHEDGWLVNQTRMWLASQWAVRAGATWRDGEDEMFTHLLDGSRAANRLGWQWTVGTGSGKVYGFSRWQVEKRAPSLCRSCALSSACPIQDWPTAALGPSVDGPSLATGDTPAGPADTVGEDGDEVWLTAESLGSADPALAADDARPAVFVFDEPLLRRLQLSGKRLVFLAETLGELAAVRPLEVRRGRVTEELAGRRLAATHAPVPGWARIAAALDPVEVHPWPWLVRPTRSSVRSFSAWRRASERGGRSPAGK, encoded by the coding sequence ATGGCCCTCCTCCCGACTCCCCCGTCACCTGCTGACGGCGCCCGGTCCGACGATGTCGTCGCCTGGGTCGCCGAGCACCTCGGTGACCTCACCCTCGAAGAGCCCGAGGAGATCCGGGCGGGCGGTCTGCGCGGCGGACAGTCGGCAGCCGACGCCGCTCTCGCGAGCCTGGACATCACGGGCTACGCCCGGTCCCGCAGCACGGTGGAACCGCCGTCGCGGCGCGGGGCGAGTCGCATGTCGCCGTACATCCGGCACGGCCTGCTCACGCTGAGCGAGGTGTGGGACGCGGTGGCGGACGCGCCGACCCGGGACCGGTCTCGTTACCGCGACGAGTTGCTGTGGCAGGAGTACGCCCGCCACCTGTACGCACGGGTGGGCTCGCACCTGGGGGCGTCACTCACGCGCGAGCAGCCCCGTCCGGCCGTCTCGGCGCACGACACCTGGTCCGACGATCCGTGGCCGGCCCGGATGCGCTGCATGGAGTCCGTCGTCGACGAGCTGCACGAGGACGGGTGGCTGGTGAACCAGACGCGCATGTGGCTGGCGTCGCAGTGGGCCGTGCGGGCCGGCGCGACATGGCGGGACGGCGAGGACGAGATGTTCACCCATCTCCTCGACGGCTCGAGGGCGGCCAACCGACTCGGCTGGCAGTGGACCGTCGGTACCGGCAGCGGCAAGGTCTACGGGTTCAGTCGTTGGCAGGTGGAGAAACGCGCACCCAGCCTGTGCCGATCGTGCGCGCTGTCGTCAGCGTGTCCCATTCAGGACTGGCCGACGGCCGCTCTCGGCCCGTCGGTCGACGGACCGAGCCTGGCCACCGGCGACACCCCGGCCGGCCCCGCGGACACCGTGGGTGAGGACGGCGACGAGGTGTGGCTGACGGCGGAGTCGCTCGGCAGCGCGGATCCGGCCCTCGCGGCCGACGACGCCCGCCCCGCGGTGTTCGTGTTCGACGAGCCGCTGCTCCGACGGTTGCAATTGTCCGGCAAGCGACTGGTCTTCCTCGCCGAGACACTCGGCGAGCTCGCCGCCGTCCGGCCTCTGGAGGTACGGCGCGGACGGGTCACCGAGGAGCTCGCCGGACGGCGCCTCGCCGCGACCCACGCCCCGGTACCGGGGTGGGCACGCATCGCGGCCGCCCTCGATCCGGTGGAGGTGCACCCGTGGCCGTGGTTGGTGCGTCCGACCCGATCGTCGGTGCGGTCGTTCAGCGCGTGGCGCCGGGCGTCGGAGCGGGGAGGGCGGAGCCCGGCCGGGAAGTAG
- a CDS encoding DUF3237 domain-containing protein, protein MTEPTDPSASIEPTAPTLEPLLRIVLRTADPVQLGDTPVGAESVAPVVGGVLSGPGVEAVVRAVGAEHAHVRADGSTTYSTDLLADVKSDDPGAVMRLTLNSVRFGSAEVVEALDRGEDVESALYYFRGTLTVSTSIRTLAYLNRAVIVTSGSRQGTQSVVDAFLVT, encoded by the coding sequence GTGACCGAACCCACGGACCCGTCCGCGTCGATCGAACCGACCGCTCCCACGCTCGAGCCGCTGCTGCGCATCGTGTTGCGCACCGCGGATCCGGTGCAGCTCGGCGACACTCCCGTCGGCGCGGAGTCCGTGGCACCGGTCGTGGGTGGTGTGCTGAGTGGGCCCGGGGTCGAGGCCGTCGTCCGCGCCGTCGGTGCCGAGCACGCCCACGTCCGAGCGGACGGATCGACCACGTATTCCACCGACCTGTTGGCCGACGTCAAGTCGGACGACCCGGGCGCCGTGATGCGGTTGACGCTGAACTCCGTACGTTTCGGATCGGCCGAGGTCGTCGAGGCCCTCGATCGCGGGGAGGACGTCGAGTCCGCTCTCTACTACTTCCGCGGCACCCTCACGGTGTCCACGTCGATCCGGACGCTCGCCTACCTGAACAGGGCCGTGATCGTCACCTCCGGCTCGCGTCAGGGCACCCAGTCCGTGGTCGACGCGTTCCTGGTCACGTAG
- a CDS encoding DUF389 domain-containing protein produces MQNLRVVSPADRTDEVLRVLDETPGVAHVVVLRGAAVRPEGDAVDAVVVRECANQVLDGLRSLRLTHDGAITMQPVETVLSDAARTAEQDAPGDPDDSIVWDELVGRTREESSLTLTFVAFLTIALLLAAIGVVTDSPVTIVGAMVVGPEFGPLAALSVGLVRRQRSLIRRSLLALLVGFPTAMVITALGAFGAEALGWIRPEAMDDLQQVDFIYQVGPFSLVVALLAGAAGMLALVSAKSAALVGVFISVTTVPAAGFAVVAATVGSWRIAALSAGQLGINLLGIVVAATFVLSLHRRSARAQADR; encoded by the coding sequence ATGCAGAACCTCAGGGTGGTCAGTCCGGCGGACCGGACCGACGAGGTGCTGCGGGTGCTCGACGAGACTCCCGGCGTCGCTCACGTCGTCGTTCTGCGCGGTGCCGCCGTGCGCCCGGAGGGCGACGCCGTGGACGCCGTCGTCGTGCGGGAGTGCGCGAATCAGGTTCTCGACGGTCTGCGTTCGCTGCGCCTGACCCACGACGGAGCCATCACCATGCAACCCGTGGAGACGGTGCTGTCGGACGCGGCGCGCACCGCGGAACAGGACGCGCCCGGTGACCCGGACGACTCGATCGTCTGGGACGAACTGGTCGGACGTACGCGGGAGGAATCGTCCCTCACCCTGACGTTCGTCGCCTTCCTGACCATCGCGCTGCTGCTGGCGGCCATCGGCGTCGTGACCGACTCGCCGGTCACCATCGTCGGTGCGATGGTGGTGGGACCCGAGTTCGGTCCGCTGGCAGCGCTGTCGGTCGGCCTGGTGCGTCGTCAGCGATCACTGATCCGTCGATCGTTGCTGGCGCTGCTCGTGGGTTTCCCGACCGCGATGGTCATCACGGCGCTGGGGGCGTTCGGGGCCGAGGCCCTCGGATGGATCCGACCGGAGGCGATGGACGACCTGCAGCAGGTCGACTTCATCTACCAGGTCGGTCCGTTCTCTCTCGTCGTGGCTCTGCTCGCCGGCGCCGCCGGCATGCTCGCGCTGGTGTCGGCAAAATCGGCCGCCCTGGTCGGGGTCTTCATCTCCGTGACCACCGTTCCGGCAGCAGGTTTCGCCGTCGTCGCGGCCACGGTGGGGAGCTGGCGCATCGCCGCTCTGTCCGCGGGACAGCTGGGTATCAACCTCC
- a CDS encoding MBL fold metallo-hydrolase, with the protein MQFDRVELHECPICTDERQYVGRGGQRWTTVAEVSASHRTVVREEYPGLWGIGTEPTFAIGQRALLVPGDGGNLLWDSITTIDDAAIARVTELGGVSAVALSHPHYYSAMVEWSEAFGDVPIYVHESDRAWLPRAGNIRTWSGDSLEILPGRTLINTRVHFAGGSVLHWPGTDGRGALCTGDIVQVVSDRRWVSFMYSYPNLIPEHPDTIRRTVALLENVAFERIVGAWWDRVVEEDAHGAVVRSARRYLEHIGVTPGF; encoded by the coding sequence GTGCAGTTCGACCGCGTCGAACTGCACGAGTGCCCGATCTGCACCGACGAGCGCCAGTACGTCGGACGCGGCGGCCAGCGGTGGACCACCGTCGCCGAGGTGTCGGCGTCGCACCGGACCGTGGTGCGCGAGGAGTACCCGGGCCTGTGGGGCATCGGCACCGAGCCGACCTTCGCGATCGGTCAACGCGCGCTGCTGGTCCCCGGCGACGGCGGAAACCTGCTGTGGGACAGCATCACCACGATCGACGACGCCGCGATCGCCCGTGTCACCGAACTGGGCGGCGTGTCGGCCGTCGCTCTGTCCCACCCGCACTACTACAGCGCGATGGTCGAGTGGAGCGAGGCCTTCGGCGACGTGCCGATCTACGTGCACGAGTCCGACCGTGCGTGGCTGCCCCGCGCCGGCAACATCCGCACGTGGTCGGGCGACTCCCTGGAGATACTGCCGGGGCGGACGCTGATCAACACCCGGGTGCACTTCGCGGGCGGTTCGGTGCTGCACTGGCCGGGCACCGACGGCCGCGGCGCGCTGTGCACCGGGGACATCGTCCAGGTGGTGTCCGACCGCCGATGGGTCTCGTTCATGTACAGCTACCCCAACCTGATCCCCGAACATCCCGACACGATCCGCCGGACGGTCGCCCTCCTCGAGAACGTGGCCTTCGAGCGCATCGTCGGGGCGTGGTGGGACCGGGTCGTCGAGGAGGACGCTCACGGCGCGGTGGTCCGCTCGGCTCGGCGCTACCTCGAGCACATCGGCGTGACCCCCGGCTTCTGA
- the aspS gene encoding aspartate--tRNA ligase, whose protein sequence is MLRTHLAGSLRAEHADRHVTLTGWVARRRDHGGVIFIDLRDASGVVQAVFRDGPAAEQSHRLRSEFCVKITGIVELRPEGNQNHEIQTGAVEVNVTELEVLGESAPLPFQLDETPGEEARLKYRYLDLRRAGPGHAIRLRSKVNAAARSVLAHHEFVEVETPTLTRSTPEGARDFLVPARLQPGSFYALPQSPQLFKQLLMVGGIERYYQIARCYRDEDFRADRQPEFTQLDVEMSFVTQDDVIVLAEEILTSLWNLIGHEITTPIPRMTYADAMRRFGSDKPDLRFGVELVECTEYFAETPFRVFQAPYVGAVVMPGGASQPRRQLDAWQDWAKQRGAKGLAYVLVQEDGTLGGPVAKNLSDAERDGLAAHVGAKPGDCVFFAAGPAKAQRALLGAARGEIARKQGLIDENEWAFVWIVDAPLFEPTSDATASGDVAVGSGSWTAVHHAFTSPKPESMDTFDTDPGNALAYAYDIVCNGNEIGGGSIRIHRKDIQERVFAIMGIDAEQAQEKFGFLLDAFAFGAPPHGGIAFGWDRITALLAGVDSIREVIAFPKSGGGVDPLTDAPAPITPAQRKESGIDAKPVPRQTPGGASGEKPASEGPTT, encoded by the coding sequence GTGCTGCGCACGCACCTCGCCGGTTCGCTTCGAGCCGAGCACGCGGACCGACACGTCACCCTGACCGGTTGGGTCGCTCGACGGCGCGATCACGGCGGAGTCATCTTCATCGACCTGCGTGACGCCTCCGGAGTGGTCCAGGCCGTGTTCCGCGACGGTCCGGCGGCCGAGCAGTCGCACCGCCTGCGGTCGGAGTTCTGCGTCAAGATCACCGGCATCGTCGAGCTCCGCCCCGAGGGCAACCAGAACCACGAGATCCAGACGGGCGCCGTCGAGGTGAACGTGACCGAGCTGGAGGTGTTGGGCGAGAGCGCGCCGCTGCCGTTCCAGCTGGACGAGACTCCGGGCGAGGAAGCGCGGCTCAAGTACCGCTACCTGGACCTGCGTCGCGCCGGACCCGGTCATGCGATCCGACTGCGCTCGAAGGTCAACGCGGCGGCACGGTCCGTCCTGGCCCACCACGAATTCGTCGAGGTGGAGACGCCCACGCTGACACGCTCGACCCCCGAGGGTGCCCGCGACTTCCTGGTTCCCGCGCGACTCCAGCCGGGAAGCTTCTACGCACTCCCGCAGAGCCCGCAGCTGTTCAAGCAGTTGCTCATGGTCGGCGGCATCGAGCGGTACTACCAGATCGCCCGCTGCTACCGGGACGAGGACTTCCGCGCCGACCGGCAGCCGGAGTTCACTCAGCTCGACGTCGAGATGAGCTTCGTCACGCAGGACGACGTCATCGTCCTCGCCGAGGAGATCCTCACCTCGCTGTGGAACCTGATCGGCCACGAGATCACCACACCCATCCCGCGCATGACCTACGCGGACGCGATGCGCCGCTTCGGTTCCGACAAGCCCGATCTCCGCTTCGGCGTCGAGCTCGTGGAGTGCACCGAGTACTTCGCCGAGACGCCGTTCCGCGTCTTCCAGGCGCCGTACGTCGGCGCCGTCGTCATGCCGGGCGGTGCGTCGCAGCCGCGTCGTCAGCTCGACGCGTGGCAGGACTGGGCGAAGCAGCGCGGCGCCAAGGGCCTCGCGTACGTCCTGGTCCAGGAGGACGGCACCCTCGGTGGTCCCGTCGCCAAGAACCTGTCGGACGCCGAGCGCGACGGACTCGCCGCCCACGTCGGCGCGAAGCCCGGTGACTGCGTCTTCTTCGCGGCCGGCCCCGCCAAGGCGCAGCGCGCACTGCTCGGTGCCGCCCGCGGCGAGATCGCCCGCAAGCAGGGCCTCATCGACGAGAACGAGTGGGCCTTCGTCTGGATCGTCGACGCGCCGCTGTTCGAGCCGACGTCCGATGCCACCGCCAGCGGCGACGTCGCCGTGGGTTCCGGCTCGTGGACCGCCGTGCACCACGCCTTCACCTCGCCGAAGCCCGAGTCGATGGACACCTTCGACACCGACCCCGGCAACGCCCTGGCCTACGCGTACGACATCGTCTGCAACGGCAACGAGATCGGCGGCGGCTCGATCCGTATCCACCGCAAGGACATCCAGGAGCGCGTCTTCGCGATCATGGGCATCGACGCGGAGCAGGCGCAGGAGAAGTTCGGCTTCCTCCTCGACGCCTTCGCCTTCGGTGCGCCGCCCCACGGCGGTATAGCTTTCGGCTGGGACCGCATCACGGCCCTGCTGGCCGGAGTGGACTCCATCCGTGAGGTCATCGCATTCCCGAAGTCGGGCGGCGGCGTCGATCCGCTGACCGACGCGCCGGCTCCGATCACCCCGGCGCAGCGCAAGGAGTCGGGTATCGACGCGAAGCCGGTTCCTCGTCAGACGCCGGGTGGCGCATCGGGCGAGAAGCCCGCGTCGGAGGGCCCCACGACCTAG
- a CDS encoding Rv2578c family radical SAM protein codes for MRWDGQTLDAPDGALPGLERTGLVRAGLVRTVRTPEFEGVTFHEVLCKSALNRVPEESALAFRWTINPARGCSHACRYCFARPTHEYLDLDAGRDFDSQIVVKTNIVSVLRKELARASWKRDPVALGTNTDPYQRAEGRYELMPGIIRALTESGTSFSILTKGTLLRRDLPLLTLAAQQVNVQVSVSLAFHDEDLQKSLEPGAPSPRARLDMIRAITDAGLSCHVLIAPVIPFLTDSPKHLGALMAALEEAGATGVTALPMHLRSSTKEWFMSWLAEHHPALVRRYRVLYGRGAYVSPEYKQWLRDKVEPLREKHSLTGLDPAGARRVARAAPAEPAPEPAMTLF; via the coding sequence ATGCGGTGGGACGGTCAGACACTCGACGCTCCCGACGGGGCGCTTCCCGGCCTCGAGCGCACCGGGCTGGTGCGTGCCGGTCTGGTCCGCACTGTCCGCACGCCCGAGTTCGAGGGCGTCACCTTCCACGAGGTGCTCTGCAAGAGCGCCCTCAACCGGGTGCCCGAGGAATCGGCGCTGGCGTTCCGCTGGACCATCAACCCCGCGCGCGGGTGCTCGCACGCGTGCCGCTACTGCTTCGCCCGGCCGACCCACGAGTACCTCGACCTCGATGCGGGCCGCGACTTCGACTCGCAGATCGTGGTCAAGACCAACATCGTCTCGGTGCTGCGCAAGGAACTCGCCCGCGCCTCGTGGAAACGTGACCCGGTCGCCCTGGGCACCAACACCGACCCGTACCAGCGCGCGGAGGGTCGCTACGAGCTCATGCCGGGCATCATCCGGGCGCTCACCGAGTCCGGCACCTCGTTCTCGATTCTGACCAAGGGCACGCTGCTGCGACGGGATCTGCCGCTGCTCACCCTCGCCGCTCAGCAGGTGAATGTGCAGGTGAGTGTCAGTCTCGCCTTTCACGACGAGGATCTGCAGAAGTCCCTCGAGCCGGGGGCGCCGTCACCGCGCGCTCGCCTCGACATGATCCGGGCCATCACGGACGCGGGTCTGTCGTGCCACGTGCTCATCGCGCCCGTCATCCCGTTCCTGACCGACAGTCCCAAACACCTCGGCGCCCTGATGGCGGCTCTCGAGGAGGCGGGCGCGACCGGTGTGACCGCGCTGCCGATGCATCTGCGGTCCAGCACCAAGGAGTGGTTCATGAGCTGGCTCGCCGAGCATCATCCGGCTCTCGTGCGCCGCTACCGGGTGCTCTACGGACGCGGGGCGTACGTCAGCCCGGAATACAAGCAGTGGCTCCGCGACAAGGTGGAACCGTTGCGGGAGAAGCACTCTCTGACGGGGCTCGATCCGGCCGGTGCGCGGCGTGTGGCCAGGGCAGCTCCCGCGGAACCCGCTCCGGAACCGGCGATGACCCTGTTCTGA